Proteins from a single region of Nocardiopsis dassonvillei subsp. dassonvillei DSM 43111:
- a CDS encoding carboxymuconolactone decarboxylase family protein, whose product MSTTASQQKTQSRLPNPAVLVPELGEVSKALFAATGNGSIPRTTVGLVQLRAGQILGNTYLTVLHSGNLRGAGESEERITAVASWRDAPCFTDAERIALALLEAVLTANPHGERVGDDLYAAASAHYDDRALATLIMAIGQVCFFAPLALIGRPLPGVAPAEQWRD is encoded by the coding sequence ATGAGCACCACCGCCAGCCAGCAGAAGACCCAGTCCCGGCTGCCCAACCCCGCCGTGCTCGTTCCCGAACTGGGGGAGGTCAGCAAGGCGCTGTTCGCGGCCACCGGGAATGGCTCGATCCCGCGGACCACCGTGGGCCTGGTGCAGCTGCGCGCCGGCCAGATCCTCGGGAACACCTACCTGACCGTCCTGCACTCCGGCAACCTCCGCGGGGCCGGGGAGTCGGAGGAGCGCATCACCGCCGTGGCCTCCTGGCGGGACGCCCCCTGCTTCACCGACGCCGAGCGGATCGCGCTGGCGCTGCTGGAGGCCGTCCTCACCGCCAACCCGCACGGCGAACGCGTCGGCGACGACCTGTACGCCGCCGCTTCCGCCCACTACGACGACAGGGCGCTCGCCACGCTCATCATGGCGATCGGCCAGGTCTGCTTCTTCGCCCCCCTCGCCCTCATCGGCAGGCCCCTCCCCGGTGTGGCGCCCGCCGAGCAGTGGCGGGACTGA
- the sigJ gene encoding RNA polymerase sigma factor SigJ yields MDESDFLAERFEEHRVHLRAVAYRMLGSLAEADDAVQEAWLRLARSDTDGIGNLGGWLTTVVGRVCLDMLRSRTQRGETPLEARLPDPIVSEPATDPEHVALMADSVGLALLVVLESLNPAERLAFVLHDMFGLPFEEIAPIVDRTPAAARKLASRARVRVRGAAPEPDPDPVAQRRVVDAFLRAARGGDFDALVAVLDPDVVLRIDGGNALPGGMRVLRGREAVAGQAATFHRMATLSTSRPALVNGRAGLVNTVDGALFSVMGFTVTDGRITAIEILSDPERLDAVDLADQGS; encoded by the coding sequence ATGGACGAGAGCGACTTCCTGGCCGAGCGGTTCGAGGAGCACCGCGTCCACCTCCGGGCGGTGGCCTACCGCATGCTCGGCTCCCTGGCCGAGGCCGACGACGCCGTCCAGGAGGCCTGGCTGCGGCTCGCCCGCTCCGACACCGACGGGATCGGCAACCTCGGCGGCTGGCTGACCACGGTCGTCGGCCGGGTCTGCCTGGATATGCTGCGCTCGCGCACGCAACGCGGCGAGACCCCCTTGGAGGCCCGTCTGCCGGACCCGATCGTGAGCGAACCGGCCACCGACCCCGAGCACGTGGCGCTGATGGCCGACTCGGTCGGGTTGGCCCTGCTGGTGGTCCTGGAATCGCTCAACCCGGCCGAACGGCTGGCCTTCGTCCTGCACGACATGTTCGGCCTGCCGTTCGAGGAGATCGCCCCGATCGTCGACCGCACCCCGGCCGCGGCCCGCAAACTCGCCAGCCGCGCCCGCGTCCGCGTCCGGGGGGCCGCCCCCGAACCCGACCCCGATCCGGTCGCCCAGCGCCGCGTCGTGGACGCCTTCCTCCGAGCCGCACGCGGCGGCGACTTCGACGCCCTGGTGGCCGTTCTCGATCCCGACGTCGTGCTGCGCATCGACGGCGGGAACGCGCTGCCCGGCGGTATGAGGGTCCTGCGGGGCCGGGAGGCGGTGGCCGGTCAGGCCGCCACCTTCCACCGCATGGCCACCCTCTCGACCAGCCGTCCCGCACTGGTCAACGGAAGGGCCGGTCTGGTCAACACCGTCGACGGCGCGCTCTTCTCGGTCATGGGGTTCACCGTCACGGACGGGAGGATCACCGCGATCGAGATCCTGTCCGACCCCGAACGCCTCGACGCCGTCGACCTCGCGGATCAGGGGAGCTGA
- a CDS encoding ATP-dependent helicase produces MSRAPRPLERFGPATRAWFDRAFPAGPTPAQTGAWESVQRGRNTLVVAPTGSGKTLSAFLWSLDRLSSAPVPEDRARRCRVLYVSPLKALAADVERNLRVPLAGIAAAAEAGGHAVSPVTVGVRTGDTPAAERRRLATRPPDVLITTPESLFLVLTSRAREGLAGVETVIVDEVHALAGSKRGAHLALSLERLDALLDRPAQRIGLSATVRPPDLVARFLGGADVVAPPGSPGMDLRVVVPVPDMEEPGVPEPTRPSGGAEGGGDARDAGGGSLWPHVERRVLDLVEAHRSTIVFTNGRRTAEKLCARVNDLHAERHGGRLPPEEVPAQVIAQSGHSRGGPPVVARAHHGSMSKAERALIEDELKQGRLRCVVATSSLELGVDMGAVDLVVQVASPPSVASGLQRVGRAGHQVGETSRGVFLPRFRGDLLATAVVVGQMRAGAIERLEMPRNPLDVLSQQVVAMAAMDDWPVSELAALVRRAAPFADLADTVLESVLDMLSGRYPSDEFAELRPRLVWDREADVLRARPGAQRLAVVSGGTIPDRGVYGVHLTGRDGDPAPGRAPTRVGELDEEMVYESRVGDVFVLGSTSWRIEAITADRVLVSPAPGRPGRMPFWKADAQGRPAELGRAVGALTRELAAAEPARALALAEGAGLDAWAARNLVEYVSEQREATGHVPDDRTVVVERFRDQVGDWRAVVHSPLGARVHAPWAMALARRLRDRFGADAQVVHGDDGIVLRLPDAGGWDRPGELADLVALDPEEVEEAVTGELPGSALFAARFRECAARALLLPRQRPDRRMPLWQQRLRASNLLSVAGRYGSFPIVLEAVRECLRDVFDVPALVEALEGIRSRRTRVVEARTEAASPFARSLMMEYTAAFLYEGDAPAAELRAQALTLDASLLADLLGEADLRELLDTRVVEEVGALLQRTAPGSGARDSEGAADLLREVGPLTTEEAGARGARREWLEELESAGRVVRMAVAGAERWCAVEDAARLRDALGARPPAGVAGALLEPVEAPTRDLVSRYARTHGPFSAGEAAARLGLGADVVEGVLRELSRLGRVHQGGFRPGGTGTEWCDADVLRRLRRGSVARLRSEVEPVAQTALAAFAPLWQRAVAGERWRGPDAVFEAVESLRGATVAASALETLVLPSRVEDYAPRRLDELTQAGEVVWAGAGALPGQDGWVCLAPADEAALLLPEPVPPREGSTAHAVLEALRGGGALFFRDVADRVAGASGGSAVTDAELVAALWELVWSGCVTNDTLAPLRAVLGSGAAPRRAPSRAGRLARPVLPTRSGPPAAAGRWWALPEREGDPTRRVLARLEARLERRGVLVRGYQGGRISPDEYRVLRTMEESGRVRRGYFVDGLGGAQFALPGAVDRLRAVSGGAAEPVVLAATDPANPFGTDLPWPGDAQARPGRSAGSLVVVDGGRLTLYVGRGGRSVLTFGSPPALLERAARALAGAVRDGRAGALTVERADGAEVFATPVDAALAAAGFHVTPKGLRLRP; encoded by the coding sequence ATGAGCCGTGCGCCCCGCCCCCTCGAACGCTTCGGACCCGCCACCAGGGCCTGGTTCGACCGGGCCTTTCCCGCGGGCCCCACCCCCGCCCAGACCGGCGCCTGGGAGTCGGTCCAGCGCGGGAGGAACACCCTGGTGGTGGCCCCGACCGGCTCGGGCAAGACCCTGTCGGCCTTCCTGTGGTCGCTGGACCGGCTGTCCTCGGCCCCCGTCCCCGAGGACCGCGCCCGCCGCTGCCGGGTGCTGTACGTGTCCCCGCTCAAGGCCCTCGCGGCCGACGTGGAGCGCAACCTGCGCGTCCCCCTGGCCGGGATCGCGGCCGCCGCCGAGGCCGGGGGGCACGCGGTGTCCCCGGTCACCGTGGGGGTGCGCACCGGCGACACCCCCGCCGCCGAGCGGCGCAGGCTCGCCACCCGGCCGCCGGACGTGCTCATCACCACGCCCGAGTCGCTGTTCCTGGTGCTCACCTCGCGGGCCAGGGAGGGGCTGGCCGGGGTGGAGACGGTCATCGTCGACGAGGTGCACGCGCTCGCGGGGAGCAAGCGCGGCGCGCACCTGGCGCTGAGCCTGGAGCGGCTGGACGCCCTGCTGGACCGCCCGGCGCAGCGGATCGGCCTGTCGGCGACCGTGCGCCCGCCCGACCTGGTGGCGCGGTTCCTGGGCGGCGCGGACGTCGTGGCCCCGCCCGGCTCCCCCGGCATGGACCTGCGCGTGGTGGTGCCCGTCCCCGACATGGAGGAGCCCGGCGTCCCGGAGCCGACCCGGCCCTCCGGCGGCGCGGAGGGCGGCGGGGACGCCCGGGACGCGGGCGGCGGGTCCCTGTGGCCGCACGTGGAGCGGCGGGTCCTGGACCTGGTGGAGGCCCACCGCTCCACCATCGTGTTCACCAACGGACGCCGCACCGCGGAAAAGCTGTGCGCCCGCGTCAACGACCTGCACGCCGAGCGGCACGGCGGGCGTCTGCCTCCGGAGGAGGTACCCGCCCAGGTCATCGCCCAGTCCGGGCACAGCCGCGGCGGCCCGCCGGTGGTCGCCCGCGCCCACCACGGCTCGATGTCCAAGGCCGAGCGGGCCCTGATCGAGGACGAGCTGAAGCAGGGGAGGCTGCGCTGCGTGGTGGCCACCTCCAGCCTGGAGCTGGGCGTGGACATGGGCGCGGTCGACCTGGTGGTGCAGGTGGCCTCGCCGCCGTCGGTGGCCAGCGGCCTGCAACGGGTCGGCCGGGCGGGGCACCAGGTGGGCGAGACCTCGCGCGGGGTGTTCCTCCCCCGGTTCCGGGGCGACCTGCTGGCGACGGCCGTGGTGGTCGGGCAGATGCGCGCGGGCGCCATCGAGCGCCTGGAGATGCCGCGCAACCCCCTGGACGTGCTGTCACAGCAGGTCGTGGCGATGGCCGCCATGGACGACTGGCCGGTGTCCGAACTGGCCGCCCTGGTCCGGCGGGCCGCGCCCTTCGCCGACCTGGCCGACACGGTGCTGGAGTCGGTCCTGGACATGCTCTCCGGCCGCTACCCCTCGGACGAGTTCGCCGAGCTGCGCCCCCGCCTGGTGTGGGACCGGGAGGCGGACGTGCTCCGGGCGCGCCCGGGCGCGCAGCGGCTGGCGGTGGTCAGCGGCGGCACCATCCCCGACCGGGGCGTGTACGGGGTGCACCTGACCGGGCGGGACGGGGACCCCGCGCCGGGACGGGCCCCCACCCGGGTCGGCGAGCTGGACGAGGAGATGGTCTACGAGTCGCGGGTGGGCGACGTGTTCGTGCTGGGGTCCACCTCGTGGCGGATCGAGGCGATCACCGCCGACCGGGTGCTGGTCTCCCCCGCGCCGGGGCGGCCGGGCCGGATGCCGTTCTGGAAGGCCGACGCGCAGGGCAGGCCCGCGGAGCTGGGCCGGGCGGTGGGCGCGCTGACCCGGGAGCTGGCCGCGGCGGAACCGGCGCGGGCGCTGGCCCTGGCCGAGGGGGCCGGACTGGACGCGTGGGCCGCGCGCAACCTGGTGGAGTACGTCTCCGAGCAGCGGGAGGCCACCGGGCACGTGCCCGACGACCGGACCGTGGTCGTCGAGCGCTTCCGCGACCAGGTCGGGGACTGGCGCGCGGTCGTGCACTCCCCGCTGGGCGCGCGGGTGCACGCGCCGTGGGCGATGGCCCTGGCGCGGCGGCTGCGGGACCGGTTCGGCGCGGACGCGCAGGTCGTGCACGGCGACGACGGGATCGTGCTGCGGCTGCCGGACGCCGGGGGCTGGGACCGGCCGGGCGAGCTGGCCGACCTGGTGGCGCTGGACCCCGAGGAGGTGGAGGAGGCGGTCACCGGGGAGCTGCCCGGGTCGGCGCTGTTCGCCGCGCGGTTCCGCGAGTGCGCGGCGCGGGCCCTGCTGCTGCCCCGCCAGCGGCCGGACCGGCGGATGCCGCTGTGGCAGCAGCGGCTGCGGGCCTCCAACCTGTTGTCGGTGGCGGGCCGCTACGGGTCGTTCCCGATCGTGCTGGAGGCGGTGCGCGAGTGCCTGCGGGACGTGTTCGACGTGCCGGCCCTGGTGGAGGCGCTGGAGGGCATCCGGTCCCGTCGGACACGGGTGGTGGAGGCGCGCACCGAGGCGGCGTCGCCGTTCGCGCGCTCGCTGATGATGGAGTACACGGCGGCGTTCCTGTACGAGGGGGACGCCCCCGCGGCCGAGCTGCGCGCGCAGGCGCTGACCCTGGACGCCTCGCTGCTGGCCGACCTGTTGGGCGAGGCGGACCTGCGGGAGCTGCTCGACACGCGCGTGGTGGAGGAGGTCGGCGCGCTGCTGCAGCGGACCGCCCCCGGCTCGGGCGCCCGGGACTCCGAGGGCGCGGCCGACCTGCTGCGCGAGGTGGGGCCGCTGACCACGGAGGAGGCCGGGGCCCGGGGAGCCCGGCGGGAGTGGCTGGAGGAGCTGGAGTCCGCGGGCCGGGTGGTGCGGATGGCCGTGGCGGGCGCCGAGCGCTGGTGCGCGGTGGAGGACGCGGCGCGGCTGCGCGACGCGCTGGGCGCGCGGCCGCCCGCCGGTGTCGCCGGGGCCCTCCTGGAGCCGGTGGAGGCGCCGACCCGCGACCTGGTCTCGCGCTACGCGCGCACGCACGGGCCGTTCTCCGCCGGGGAGGCGGCGGCGCGGCTGGGGCTCGGCGCGGACGTGGTGGAGGGCGTGCTGCGGGAGCTGTCCCGGCTGGGGCGCGTCCACCAGGGCGGGTTCCGGCCCGGCGGGACGGGCACCGAGTGGTGCGACGCCGACGTGCTGCGGCGGCTGCGGCGCGGGTCGGTGGCGAGGCTGCGCAGCGAGGTGGAGCCGGTCGCGCAGACCGCCCTGGCCGCGTTCGCGCCGCTGTGGCAGCGCGCCGTCGCGGGTGAGCGGTGGCGCGGACCGGACGCGGTGTTCGAGGCCGTGGAGTCGCTGCGCGGCGCGACGGTGGCGGCGTCGGCGCTGGAGACCCTCGTGCTGCCCTCCCGTGTGGAGGACTACGCGCCCCGGCGGTTGGACGAGCTGACACAGGCGGGCGAGGTCGTGTGGGCCGGTGCGGGCGCGCTGCCCGGGCAGGACGGGTGGGTGTGCCTGGCCCCGGCCGACGAGGCGGCCCTGCTGCTGCCCGAACCGGTGCCGCCGAGGGAGGGTTCCACGGCCCACGCGGTGCTGGAGGCGCTGCGCGGGGGCGGGGCGCTGTTCTTCCGCGACGTCGCCGACCGTGTGGCGGGCGCGTCGGGGGGCTCGGCCGTGACGGACGCGGAGCTGGTCGCGGCGCTGTGGGAGCTGGTGTGGTCGGGCTGTGTCACCAACGACACCCTGGCCCCGCTGCGCGCGGTGCTGGGCTCGGGGGCCGCCCCGCGCCGCGCGCCCTCGCGTGCGGGGCGGCTGGCGCGTCCGGTGCTGCCCACCCGGTCGGGACCGCCCGCGGCCGCGGGTCGGTGGTGGGCCCTGCCCGAACGGGAGGGCGACCCCACCAGGCGGGTCCTGGCGCGGTTGGAGGCTCGGCTGGAGCGCCGGGGCGTGCTGGTGCGCGGCTACCAGGGCGGGCGGATCTCCCCGGACGAGTACCGGGTGCTGAGGACGATGGAGGAGTCGGGCCGGGTGCGCCGCGGCTACTTCGTGGACGGGCTGGGCGGCGCCCAGTTCGCGCTGCCGGGCGCCGTGGACCGGCTGCGCGCGGTTTCCGGCGGCGCGGCGGAACCGGTGGTGCTGGCGGCGACCGACCCGGCGAACCCGTTCGGCACGGACCTGCCCTGGCCCGGGGACGCCCAGGCCAGGCCGGGCCGGTCGGCGGGCTCCCTGGTGGTCGTCGACGGGGGTCGGCTGACCCTGTACGTGGGGCGGGGCGGCCGCTCGGTGCTGACCTTCGGTTCGCCGCCCGCCCTGCTGGAGCGGGCGGCCCGCGCCCTGGCCGGGGCGGTGCGGGACGGACGCGCGGGGGCGCTGACGGTGGAGCGCGCCGACGGGGCTGAGGTGTTCGCGACGCCGGTGGACGCAGCCCTGGCGGCGGCGGGGTTCCACGTGACCCCGAAGGGGCTGCGCCTGCGCCCCTGA
- a CDS encoding DUF3046 domain-containing protein yields the protein MRLTVFWHNMHEQFGEAYAQSVARDHVLEGLGSRTVEQALADGVAAKEVWRAVCDAFDLPASRR from the coding sequence ATGAGACTCACGGTTTTCTGGCACAACATGCACGAGCAGTTCGGCGAGGCCTACGCGCAGAGCGTGGCCCGCGACCACGTCCTGGAGGGGCTCGGGTCCCGCACGGTCGAGCAGGCGCTCGCCGACGGGGTGGCGGCCAAGGAGGTGTGGCGCGCCGTGTGCGACGCCTTCGACCTGCCCGCCTCCAGACGCTGA
- the recA gene encoding recombinase RecA — protein MASGDRDKALETALAQIERQFGKGSIMRLGDDDRPPVESIPTGAIALDVALGIGGLPRGRVVEIYGPESSGKTTVALHAVASAQRMGGIAAFVDAEHALDPEYAKKIGVNTDDLLLSQPDTGEQALEIVDMLIRSGAVSIIVIDSVAALVPRAEIEGEMGDSHVGLQARLMSQALRKIAGALHQTNTTAIFINQLREKVGVMFGSPETTTGGKALKFYASVRLDVRRIETLKDGTDAVGNRTRVKVVKNKVAPPFKQAEFDILYGVGVSREGSLIDLGVEHGIVRKSGAWYTYEGTQLGQGKENARNFLRENADMANEVEKKIKEKLGVPVKGDDSASGPAAEPAKAAAEAAADPAAAAKAPAKRAAARTPKAPAADA, from the coding sequence GTGGCATCTGGAGACCGAGACAAGGCTCTCGAAACAGCGCTCGCCCAGATCGAGCGGCAGTTCGGCAAGGGCTCCATCATGCGCCTGGGCGACGACGACCGGCCGCCGGTGGAGTCGATCCCCACCGGGGCGATCGCGCTCGACGTGGCGCTCGGCATCGGAGGCCTGCCCCGGGGCCGCGTCGTGGAGATCTACGGCCCCGAGTCCAGCGGTAAGACCACCGTCGCCCTGCACGCGGTGGCCAGCGCCCAGCGGATGGGCGGCATCGCGGCCTTCGTCGACGCCGAGCACGCGCTCGACCCCGAGTACGCCAAGAAGATCGGCGTCAACACCGACGACCTGCTGCTCTCGCAGCCGGACACCGGTGAGCAGGCGCTGGAGATCGTCGACATGCTCATCCGCTCCGGAGCGGTCTCCATCATCGTCATCGACTCCGTGGCGGCCCTGGTGCCCCGCGCCGAGATCGAGGGCGAGATGGGCGACAGCCACGTCGGACTCCAGGCCCGCCTGATGTCCCAGGCGCTGCGCAAGATCGCCGGTGCGCTCCACCAGACCAACACCACCGCGATCTTCATCAACCAGCTGCGCGAGAAGGTCGGCGTCATGTTCGGCTCGCCCGAGACGACGACCGGCGGCAAGGCGCTCAAGTTCTACGCCTCGGTGCGCCTGGACGTGCGCCGCATCGAGACGCTCAAGGACGGCACCGACGCGGTCGGCAACCGCACCCGCGTCAAGGTCGTCAAGAACAAGGTCGCGCCGCCCTTCAAGCAGGCCGAGTTCGACATCCTCTACGGGGTGGGCGTCTCGCGCGAGGGCAGCCTCATCGACCTGGGCGTGGAGCACGGCATCGTCCGCAAGTCGGGCGCCTGGTACACCTACGAGGGCACCCAGCTGGGCCAGGGCAAGGAGAACGCGCGCAACTTCCTGCGCGAGAACGCCGACATGGCCAACGAGGTCGAGAAGAAGATCAAGGAGAAGCTGGGCGTGCCCGTCAAGGGCGACGACAGCGCCTCCGGCCCGGCCGCCGAACCGGCCAAGGCCGCCGCTGAGGCGGCTGCGGACCCGGCCGCCGCGGCCAAGGCACCCGCCAAGCGCGCCGCGGCCAGGACCCCCAAGGCGCCCGCGGCTGATGCGTGA
- the recX gene encoding recombination regulator RecX, whose protein sequence is MREGSRSPDRHHPEDDGPSPGGAAPPGKDPEAEARALVLRMLTHSPRTRAQLERALHRREYEEEVVTSVLDTFGEAGLIDDAAFSQAWVSSRHHGRRLSRRALAQELRTRGVEEDTVREAVGELSDQDEEEAARDLARRRLAATRGRDEETRIRRALGFLARKGYSAGLSYRVVREELEREGVEAELHAPDPDF, encoded by the coding sequence ATGCGTGAGGGGAGCCGGTCCCCGGACCGGCACCACCCCGAGGACGACGGCCCCTCCCCGGGCGGGGCGGCCCCGCCCGGGAAGGACCCCGAGGCCGAGGCCCGCGCCCTGGTCCTGCGGATGCTCACCCACTCCCCGCGCACCCGCGCCCAGCTGGAGCGGGCGCTGCACCGTCGGGAGTACGAGGAGGAGGTCGTCACCTCGGTCCTGGACACGTTCGGCGAGGCCGGACTGATCGACGACGCCGCCTTCTCCCAGGCCTGGGTGTCCTCCCGCCACCACGGCAGACGGCTCTCCCGCCGCGCCCTGGCCCAGGAGCTGCGCACCCGCGGCGTGGAGGAGGACACCGTCCGGGAGGCCGTCGGCGAACTCAGCGACCAGGACGAGGAGGAGGCCGCCCGCGACCTGGCGCGCCGCCGCCTGGCCGCCACCCGGGGCAGGGACGAGGAGACGCGGATCCGCCGCGCCCTGGGCTTCCTGGCCCGCAAGGGCTACTCCGCGGGCCTGTCCTACCGGGTGGTCCGCGAGGAACTCGAACGCGAGGGCGTGGAGGCCGAACTCCACGCCCCCGACCCCGACTTCTGA
- a CDS encoding S9 family peptidase — protein MSELSSRHGSWPSPISAGDVARGVRRMAFPSVAGAEVWWEEGRPEEGRTTLMRRDADGTVTDLLPAPWSAGTRVHEYGGRAYLPVPRRDDKAITRMGVVFSQSSDQRLYLLERGSSEPVPLTPDDGASRYADPALSADGRAVLCVRERHEEGAVRRSIVSVPLSGRGAQDPSAVRELVSGADFYASPTPSPDGAHLAYVRWNHPRMPWDGSELRVGALGETGLTGEYTLKGGVDESVVSPTWADDATLYVASDWPGWWNLYQAGMTGQALALYPAEEEFHASPGRLGNRSFCVLDSGRVVALHGHADLTPSVYDPDTLDLTPVATGLTTWSMLDTDGRTVVAVASSPTEPPCLVRLDPVSGGVEVLRRAAEELPDTAYLPVPRQETLPGRYGAPVYANVYPPTHPDAPANGPAPYVVWAHGGPVSVSTLEFDLAKAYFTSRGIGVVDVNYGGSTGYGRSYRKRLHKEWGVVDVEDCVAAARALVEQGVADPRRLAIRGPSAGGYTALMALTGDTFACGVSLFGVTDLLGFSQTTHDFESRFLDSLVGTLPGFVERYRERSPVNRAGEIDVPVLLVQGLEDRVVTPDQATAMATALGRRGAPYALVEFEGEGHGFTGQEARIRSLETELAFYARVFGFEADVAPLELVTAPPETGAVGDGAEPAAEGSRAPGAEAAGESGDTGDAPSAEDTADALARDAGQDGGPPSPAEAAAGPTAAGD, from the coding sequence ATGTCTGAACTGTCGAGCCGCCACGGCTCCTGGCCATCGCCCATCAGCGCCGGTGACGTCGCCCGAGGAGTGCGGCGGATGGCGTTCCCGTCCGTCGCGGGTGCGGAGGTCTGGTGGGAGGAGGGGCGCCCCGAGGAGGGGCGGACCACCCTCATGCGGCGCGACGCCGACGGAACGGTGACCGACCTGCTGCCAGCGCCCTGGAGCGCGGGGACCCGGGTGCACGAGTACGGCGGGCGCGCCTACCTGCCGGTGCCCCGCCGCGACGACAAGGCCATCACCCGCATGGGCGTGGTGTTCTCCCAGTCCTCCGACCAGCGCCTTTACCTGCTGGAACGCGGCTCCTCGGAGCCGGTGCCGCTCACCCCCGACGACGGCGCCTCACGCTACGCCGACCCCGCGCTGAGCGCGGACGGGCGTGCCGTGCTGTGCGTGCGCGAGAGGCACGAGGAGGGGGCGGTCCGCCGCTCGATCGTGTCGGTGCCGCTGTCGGGCCGGGGCGCGCAGGACCCCTCCGCGGTGCGCGAGCTGGTCTCGGGGGCGGACTTCTACGCCTCCCCCACCCCGTCGCCGGACGGCGCCCACCTGGCCTACGTGCGGTGGAACCACCCCAGGATGCCCTGGGACGGCAGCGAACTGAGGGTGGGCGCCCTGGGAGAGACCGGGCTGACCGGCGAGTACACCCTCAAGGGCGGTGTGGACGAGTCGGTGGTCTCCCCGACCTGGGCCGACGACGCGACGCTGTACGTGGCCTCGGACTGGCCGGGCTGGTGGAACCTGTACCAGGCGGGGATGACCGGGCAGGCGCTGGCGCTGTACCCGGCCGAGGAGGAGTTCCACGCCTCCCCCGGCCGTCTGGGCAACCGGTCGTTCTGCGTGCTGGACTCGGGCCGGGTGGTGGCATTGCACGGGCACGCCGACCTGACCCCGAGCGTGTACGACCCCGACACCCTGGACCTGACGCCGGTGGCGACCGGCCTGACCACGTGGTCGATGCTGGACACCGACGGGCGCACCGTGGTGGCGGTGGCCTCCTCGCCGACCGAGCCGCCGTGCCTGGTGCGACTGGATCCGGTCTCGGGTGGTGTGGAGGTGCTGCGCCGGGCCGCCGAGGAGCTGCCGGACACCGCCTACCTGCCCGTCCCACGCCAGGAGACGCTGCCGGGCCGCTACGGTGCGCCGGTGTACGCGAACGTGTACCCGCCGACCCATCCGGACGCGCCCGCGAACGGCCCCGCGCCGTACGTGGTGTGGGCGCACGGCGGCCCCGTGTCGGTCAGCACGCTGGAGTTCGACCTGGCCAAGGCCTACTTCACCAGCCGGGGGATCGGTGTGGTGGACGTCAACTACGGCGGCTCCACGGGGTACGGGCGCTCGTACCGCAAGCGCCTGCACAAGGAGTGGGGCGTGGTGGACGTGGAGGACTGCGTGGCCGCGGCCCGGGCCCTGGTGGAACAGGGGGTGGCCGATCCCCGCAGGTTGGCGATCCGCGGTCCGAGCGCGGGCGGGTACACGGCGCTGATGGCGCTGACCGGGGACACGTTCGCGTGCGGGGTCTCCCTCTTCGGGGTCACCGACCTGCTGGGGTTCAGCCAGACCACGCACGACTTCGAGTCGCGGTTCCTGGACTCCCTGGTGGGGACGCTGCCGGGGTTCGTGGAGCGGTACCGGGAGCGCTCCCCGGTCAACCGCGCCGGGGAGATCGACGTGCCGGTGCTGCTGGTGCAGGGCCTGGAGGACAGGGTCGTGACCCCGGACCAGGCCACGGCGATGGCGACGGCGCTGGGGCGGCGCGGGGCGCCGTACGCGCTGGTGGAGTTCGAGGGCGAGGGACACGGGTTCACCGGGCAGGAGGCGCGGATCCGCTCCCTGGAGACGGAGCTGGCCTTCTACGCGCGGGTGTTCGGGTTCGAGGCCGACGTGGCGCCGCTGGAGCTGGTGACCGCTCCGCCGGAGACCGGGGCCGTCGGGGACGGCGCGGAACCGGCCGCGGAGGGCTCCCGGGCGCCCGGTGCGGAGGCCGCCGGGGAGTCCGGTGACACCGGGGACGCCCCGAGCGCGGAGGACACCGCCGACGCGCTCGCGCGGGACGCCGGGCAGGACGGCGGGCCCCCGAGTCCCGCGGAGGCCGCCGCCGGTCCGACTGCCGCCGGCGACTGA